The nucleotide window GCTTCCGCCTCAATCCCTTCGCCATTATCCTGTACCTGGATCAGGGCACCCTCGTTATGGGGCCCGAATCTAGTGGTCACGGTGATCTTACCCCCCTCGGGCAGAGCCTGAATGGCATTGAGCAAAATATTTAAAAAGGCCCGGTAGAGGAGATCAGGGTCGGCCGTCAAAGGATGGCCGTCAAGACTATAATGCCTGTCCACCGTGATGTGGTGTTTCTCAATCTCCGGCTGGAGAAGTTCAAGATTGCGCTCCAGGATTTCTTCCGGGTTGCAGGGCCGCAGGTTGGGTTCGCGCGGCCGGGCAAAGTCAAGGAATTCCGTCACGGTCTGGTTGAGTCGGTTCGATTCCTCCACAATAATCTGCGCCAGTCGGTCCTGGGGCTCATATTTGGCCAGGCGTTGCCGCAAGAGTTCTGCCGTGGAACTGATAATTCCCAGGGGGTTGCGGATTTCGTGCGCCACCCCGGCGATCATCTCCCCCAGGGCCGCCAGTTTTTCGGCCTGATTGAGCTGGGCTAACAGAGCCTTTTGTTCTTCGTGCCGCCGCTCTAAAATTATCTCCGCCTTTTTGACAATTTGCCGCAGAATTAGGAATAAGAGACCCATGATCACCACCAGGGTGGTGATGATAAAGAGCTGGAACCAACCGATTTCGGCCAGATCTTGGGAAATATCCTGAGTGATTTCAAACACCCCGATCACCGGCCCCAGTTCCGGGGTCAATTTTCTCTCTAGTCGGAAGGGAATATAGGTTTTCAGTTGTTGGGGTGCGGTCAAATGAAAAAGTAGCAGGTCCAGGAGACTGTTGGGGGCGATCAGACTGGGTTCGCCCAATAAGGCCTTTTTAACCTCAGGAACATCATAACAATCCTCCCCTAAGGGAATGTCGTCGGTACTATAAGAAAGGGTTCCCACCTGATCATAAATGTTCACCTGTTTGATGTGAAAACCATGAATAGTGTGGCGGACTACGGCATCCAGCCGTTCAAACTGCTCGGGATCTTTGATCTGAATTTTTCCCTGATAGCGGATGGCTACGGGCAAGACAAATTGTTGAAAAACCTGATGGTTTAGATTAGCCGCCACCAGCAGGGCGTAATCTTGGCTTTTTTTCAGGGCCAGCTTCTGAGCCCGGTAGACCAGTAGCAGGGTGAGCAGCAGAGTAAAGATCAAAATCACCATGAAGCCGGTAAAAGAGAAAAACTTTACCAGCCGAAAGGTTTCCACATCCTGGCGGTCAGGCCGCCAGGCCAGTTTAAGCCGCTCAAACATTGCCATCAGGCTGCAGTCTCAGATGATTTGATATTGTTCCCGGAGGGGTGGGGCACTCTCTAGTTGCTGTCGATACTCCTCAAATCCCGGTCGGCCCATCAGGCCATAGGTGGTATGCTTGCCCCCCTCCACCCCAGGCTGGTCCAGAGGATTTACCCCCAATAGTCCTCCCAAGCTTACGGTCATTACCTCAAAAAGGAAGAGCAGTTGTCCGATGGTAAAGGCATTGATCTCCGGGAGCCGGATGGTCAGATTGGGACGTCCGTTGCGCATGAGATTGAAGGCGGTGGCGGTTTTCTCCGCTTTGATCAGTTCGTTCAGGGTATGACCGCCCAGATAACTTAAGCCTTCGAGCTCTGGGTAGAGGGAGGGAAGCGCCACGTGATGCTGAAAGTTTTCCACCTCTAAAAAAGTAATTACTTTATCAAATGGACCCTCAATATAAAGCTGAAGCTGGGAGTGTTGATCCGTGGCTCCCAAGGCTCGCACCGGGGTAGGGCCGACGTTGACTATCTGACCTTGGAGGTTGAATTTTTTCCCCAGGCTTTCGGCCCAGATCTGGCAGAACCACTCCGCCACCCCGGACAGGGACGAGGCATATGGCATTAATACCTGAATCGGCCGATTCTTGCGGGTATAGAAAAGATAATAAATCGCCGCCAGCCGATACGCCAGATTATTTTTGAATTCCGGCTCCTTGAGGCACACATCCATAAAGCGGGCACCGGCCATTAATTCATCTATGTCAATCCCCACCATTTCGGCCGGAAACATGCCGACCGCGCTGAAGATCGAAAACCGGCCGCCCACCTTGGGGGGGATGGTAAGACTTCTAAACCCTTCCGATTGCGCCAGGCGGCGGAGATTACCCTGTTCTGGATCAGTGGTCAGGATCACCCGATCTCGGGCTCGTGCTTCTCCTAACCGGCCTTTTAACATTCCGTAAACAAACAAGAATTGGCTCAGGGTTTCGGCCGTACTACCTGATTTAGATATAACATTAAAGACGGTGCGACGCAAATCGACCGCGTCTAAGAGGCCGTAAAAGCCGTCCGGATCAATATTATCCGCGACCAACAACCGCGGCCTATGATGCCGCCGGGCGAGGGCCAATAGATTATGCTGGGGATGACACAGGGCCTGATGCAAGGCCCGGGCCCCCAGGGCTGACCCGCCGATTCCCAGGACAATAAAATCCCAGAACCACTCCAATAGGGGTTTGGCCAGGTTTTTGACCTCGGTGATGGTCTCTTGCCGATAAGGAAGCTCATAAAAGGCTAATTTCCCCTGTTGCCGGCGGGTTTTTAAATCCTGGTCGATCTCTTGAATACGGGTTGTTAATTCATCCAGTTCTTCGGAGCGCAAACCATTTTGTACTCCCACAAAGTCGGCCATGGCATAATTATAATCCAGCGTCAAGGCCATGGCGCGGGTCCATTTTGCATCCTGATAACGCTTCATAGCTTCTCCCGGTATTATCCGCTTCTGGTTGATGATCCGATAAATTAAAGGCAGTATCTAAACTTTCGGGATAAGTTAATTTAGCCCAGAAAAATTCTTGATTCAAGGGAAATATATTTTTGTATCGGGGCCCTATTCATTTCCGGGAGGGCAGCTAAACCAGGTTAAAAAATAATGTGAAAAATAATTGCTCGATTTAAAATTTTGATTGTATAGTAGAAGTACCGTCTTTAGAGAAAATCAAGAAATGATAAAAATCTGCCCCTTGATTCGGCAAAAAGTTTGGCTGCTGGGCCTGATACTGTGGTTGGGGGCCGCCTGTGCCCCCCAGATGGTGCCGGCCCCGCTTACCTGGCCCAGCGTGGTTATCACTGAGGATGGCTTGGCCTATTATGTGCGTGGCTTGAGGCTTCCCGGGACTCGCCAGGAGCTCCGGGTCCGGGAAGCAGGGGCCAATACCTGGATCCCCTTAACCCTGATCCAACGCCTGGAGTTCACTGGCCCGGACCAGGACGGTTATCGCCCGGCTAAAATTGTTCTGACCTCTGGAGAGGCTCTGCAGTCGGAAATTTCAATCAATTACATTTTGGAAGGCAACACTGACCTGGGCTACTGGAATATGCCCCTAACCAAGGTAAGCCGCCTCGAGGTAGGAACCGAGTAAGTCGAGGCTGACGTTGCCGAGCCGGTCGGGACCAACCTGATGATCGCTTATCTTCTGGCCTTCCTGGCAGGTCTGGCTCTGGGGAGTTTCCTTAATGTGGTAATCACTCGGCTTCCCCAGGGGGAACCGGTGTGGGCCGGCCGGTCCCGCTGCCCGCAATGCCGCCACCCAATCCCCTGGTATGACAACCTGCCGATTATCAGTTTTATCTGGCTGAAAGGTAGATGCCGCTTCTGTCAGGGTGACATTCCGTGGCGCTATCCCGCTGTTGAATTGGCGGGCGGATTACTGGCCCTGGGGCTATGGGCCCGGTTCCCGGGGGAGCCGCTGCTGTTCGCCTATGGGCCGTTTACCGCCGCCCTGGTGATCCTGACCGGGCTTGATCTGGAACATCAGTGGCTTCCCGATATCATCACTCTACCCGGCATTGCTCTGGGGCTGGTCTTGGCCCTGATACTGCCCCATCTTTCCTTTAGCCAGGCGTTAGCCGGGGCAGTGGCAGGTGCCGCTCTGTTGCAAGCCATAGGCTGGGGTTATGGGAAAGTGACCGGGCGTCAGGGTTTGGGCGGCGGGGATGTCAAGCTGCTGGCTCTGATCGGGGCCTTTTTGGGCCTCAAATCGATTCCGGTGGTGATTCTGATCAGCGCCACCCTGGGGAGTCTAGGCGGCGGGATGTTGGCCTGGAAAAGCGGCCAGGGGCGCTTAACTCCGATCCCCTTCGGCCCTTTTCTGGGTTTGGCTGCTTTGGTCTACCTCTTTGCCGAGCCAGATCTACTTGGTTTAATATTCTGGTAGCCCGTCATCTAGATGAAAATTATCTTATTATCCCACCGCTTGAAAGGCTCAAGGCAGCCAGAATCTTTGATGGCGGTGGAACATATAGTTCTGACCT belongs to Deltaproteobacteria bacterium and includes:
- a CDS encoding prepilin peptidase, whose translation is MIAYLLAFLAGLALGSFLNVVITRLPQGEPVWAGRSRCPQCRHPIPWYDNLPIISFIWLKGRCRFCQGDIPWRYPAVELAGGLLALGLWARFPGEPLLFAYGPFTAALVILTGLDLEHQWLPDIITLPGIALGLVLALILPHLSFSQALAGAVAGAALLQAIGWGYGKVTGRQGLGGGDVKLLALIGAFLGLKSIPVVILISATLGSLGGGMLAWKSGQGRLTPIPFGPFLGLAALVYLFAEPDLLGLIFW
- a CDS encoding two-component sensor histidine kinase codes for the protein MAMFERLKLAWRPDRQDVETFRLVKFFSFTGFMVILIFTLLLTLLLVYRAQKLALKKSQDYALLVAANLNHQVFQQFVLPVAIRYQGKIQIKDPEQFERLDAVVRHTIHGFHIKQVNIYDQVGTLSYSTDDIPLGEDCYDVPEVKKALLGEPSLIAPNSLLDLLLFHLTAPQQLKTYIPFRLERKLTPELGPVIGVFEITQDISQDLAEIGWFQLFIITTLVVIMGLLFLILRQIVKKAEIILERRHEEQKALLAQLNQAEKLAALGEMIAGVAHEIRNPLGIISSTAELLRQRLAKYEPQDRLAQIIVEESNRLNQTVTEFLDFARPREPNLRPCNPEEILERNLELLQPEIEKHHITVDRHYSLDGHPLTADPDLLYRAFLNILLNAIQALPEGGKITVTTRFGPHNEGALIQVQDNGEGIEAEAISKIFNPFFTTKDMGSGLGLSIVKSIIESHRGTIDIDSTPGQGTTVIIMLPDAE
- a CDS encoding glucose-6-phosphate isomerase; its protein translation is MKRYQDAKWTRAMALTLDYNYAMADFVGVQNGLRSEELDELTTRIQEIDQDLKTRRQQGKLAFYELPYRQETITEVKNLAKPLLEWFWDFIVLGIGGSALGARALHQALCHPQHNLLALARRHHRPRLLVADNIDPDGFYGLLDAVDLRRTVFNVISKSGSTAETLSQFLFVYGMLKGRLGEARARDRVILTTDPEQGNLRRLAQSEGFRSLTIPPKVGGRFSIFSAVGMFPAEMVGIDIDELMAGARFMDVCLKEPEFKNNLAYRLAAIYYLFYTRKNRPIQVLMPYASSLSGVAEWFCQIWAESLGKKFNLQGQIVNVGPTPVRALGATDQHSQLQLYIEGPFDKVITFLEVENFQHHVALPSLYPELEGLSYLGGHTLNELIKAEKTATAFNLMRNGRPNLTIRLPEINAFTIGQLLFLFEVMTVSLGGLLGVNPLDQPGVEGGKHTTYGLMGRPGFEEYRQQLESAPPLREQYQII